One Rossellomorea aquimaris DNA window includes the following coding sequences:
- the gatC gene encoding Asp-tRNA(Asn)/Glu-tRNA(Gln) amidotransferase subunit GatC encodes MTRISEEQVKHVAHLARLAITEDEAKKFTTQLDAIIGFAEQLNELDTSNVEATSHVLDMKNVMREDKPVEGLPREEVLKNAPDKQDGQVRVPSILD; translated from the coding sequence ATGACTAGAATTTCTGAAGAGCAAGTAAAGCATGTTGCCCACCTTGCACGACTAGCCATCACAGAGGATGAAGCGAAAAAGTTTACAACTCAATTAGATGCGATCATCGGGTTTGCCGAGCAGCTGAATGAATTGGATACTTCAAATGTCGAAGCAACGAGTCATGTGTTGGATATGAAGAACGTTATGCGTGAGGATAAGCCTGTTGAAGGACTGCCTCGTGAAGAAGTATTAAAGAACGCACCAGATAAACAAGATGGACAAGTTCGCGTTCCATCGATCTTGGACTAA
- the gatA gene encoding Asp-tRNA(Asn)/Glu-tRNA(Gln) amidotransferase subunit GatA, whose translation MSLFDHKLSELHELLHKKEVSVTDLVDESYKRIDAVEDKVKAFLTLDEENARNKAKEMDAKLGTDESKGLLFGMPIGIKDNIVTKGLRTTCASKILENFNPIYDATVINKLHSADTITIGKLNMDEFAMGSSTENSGFQKTSNPWNLETVPGGSSGGSAASVAAGEVPFSLGSDTGGSIRQPAAFTGTVGLKPTYGRVSRFGLVAFASSLDQIGPITRNVEDNAYLLQAIAGLDPNDSTSANVEVPNYAAALTGDVKGLKIAVPKEYLGEGVGEEARQAVLASLKVLEGMGATWEEVSLPHSKFGVSTYYLLASSEASANLARFDGVRYGYRTPNAENLLDLYKKTRAEGFGDEVKRRIMLGTFALSSGYYDAYYKKAQQARTLIKKDFEDVFAKYDVIIGPTTPTPAFKIGEKIDDPLTMYANDILTIPVNLAGVPGISVPCGFSSTGLPLGLQIIGKHFDESTIYRVAHAFEQATDFHTKRPQL comes from the coding sequence ATGTCATTATTTGACCATAAATTATCAGAGCTTCATGAGCTTTTACATAAGAAAGAAGTATCTGTCACAGATCTAGTAGACGAATCATACAAACGTATTGATGCGGTTGAAGATAAAGTAAAAGCATTTTTAACATTAGACGAAGAAAATGCCCGTAATAAAGCGAAAGAAATGGATGCAAAGCTTGGTACAGACGAAAGCAAAGGTCTGCTTTTCGGAATGCCTATCGGGATTAAAGATAATATCGTAACAAAAGGACTTCGTACAACATGTGCCAGTAAAATCCTTGAAAACTTCAATCCAATTTATGATGCTACGGTTATCAATAAATTACATAGTGCCGATACGATTACGATCGGAAAACTGAATATGGATGAGTTCGCGATGGGTTCATCCACTGAAAACTCCGGGTTCCAGAAAACGAGCAATCCATGGAATCTTGAAACGGTTCCCGGTGGATCTTCAGGTGGTTCAGCAGCATCCGTTGCAGCTGGAGAAGTACCTTTCTCACTGGGTTCAGATACAGGTGGATCAATTCGCCAGCCAGCAGCATTCACGGGTACTGTCGGTTTAAAACCAACGTACGGACGTGTATCCCGTTTCGGTCTTGTAGCATTCGCTTCTTCACTGGATCAAATCGGACCAATCACTCGTAACGTAGAAGATAATGCATACTTACTGCAAGCGATCGCCGGTCTTGATCCGAATGATTCTACTTCAGCGAATGTTGAGGTTCCGAACTACGCGGCAGCTCTGACAGGCGATGTGAAAGGCTTGAAGATTGCTGTGCCGAAAGAATATTTAGGTGAAGGTGTCGGCGAAGAAGCCCGTCAAGCAGTGCTTGCTTCATTGAAAGTGTTGGAAGGCATGGGAGCGACATGGGAAGAAGTTTCTCTTCCTCATTCTAAATTTGGTGTTTCAACGTACTACTTATTAGCGTCTTCTGAAGCTTCTGCAAACCTTGCCCGTTTCGATGGTGTTCGTTACGGTTACCGCACTCCGAACGCAGAGAACCTTCTTGATCTGTACAAGAAAACCCGTGCAGAAGGATTCGGGGATGAAGTGAAGCGACGTATTATGCTTGGAACGTTTGCATTAAGTTCTGGATACTATGATGCTTACTACAAAAAAGCACAGCAGGCACGTACACTGATCAAGAAAGATTTTGAAGATGTATTTGCGAAATATGATGTCATTATTGGACCAACAACACCAACTCCAGCTTTCAAAATCGGAGAAAAAATCGATGATCCATTAACGATGTATGCAAATGATATTTTAACGATTCCAGTAAACCTTGCCGGGGTACCGGGAATCTCTGTACCATGTGGATTCTCTTCAACAGGATTGCCACTTGGATTGCAAATCATCGGAAAGCATTTTGACGAAAGCACGATTTATCGCGTAGCTCATGCGTTTGAACAAGCTACGGATTTTCATACAAAAAGACCACAACTGTAA